The nucleotide window GAAAATATCCTGGAAAATCGTCCGGCTTGTTTTATAGCCTGTTGTGTTGACGTTTGCGATATTATTGCCGATGATGTCCATGGCCGTCTGATTGCTTTTCAAACCGGAAACAGCCGAGAAAAGTGAACGCATCATAAAGCAAATCTCCTCTTTATATTTTTTTATTCTTCAAGACTGATCAGATCGTTGTGCCGTCCGTTGCGTTGTCTGTTGCGCTGTCTTGCTCCTGTACGGGGAAAACCTGCTTGACGTCAGATACACGGATGGCCGTGCTGCCAACGACGATATATGGGATCCCGTCTCGGATAATAACGCTGTCGACAATCCCGGCATAGGCGTTTGTCACGCCCGTCGTTTTATCGAGCACCTCGGCGTAGATATCTTTTCCGATCATGTCATAAGCCTGAGAATTCTGGAGCGTTGATTTCATATCCTGCATCTCGCTAAGCGATGACATTTGCGCCAGCTGCGTGACGAAGGCCGTGTTGTCCTGCGGCTCGAGCGGGTCCTGATATTTCAGTTGTGCCACGAGCAGATTGAGAAACGTTTCTGTGTCAACCTTTGAATTGGTTTTCGAAGTGTCTTCGCTGTTGGAAGTATACGTGATGGCATCCGATGCGCCGACCGTACCGACAGACATTATTTCACCCTCCTTGACCGGCTGATGCCGGTTGATATCAGACCCGATAATCTACCGTTGAATCACCGGCCCGGGCCGTGCCGTACTCCTGCCAGACGTCGCCTTCCGTGGCCCCTGTTGAAGTCGGCTGCCTTCTGGCCGCGTCGTCTTCCCGGCCGCCCGTGAAGCGTTGCTGCGTAAAGCTCTGCTGCGACGAACCCTGCTCGGTAAAGCTTGCCGGGCCGTCATTTTTTGAATAGACAACGTCAATATTATCGACGGTGATTCCCTTCGTTTGCATAGCGGCCACAAGCTTGTGAAGATGGCCGGAGATGGCCCCGGCCACCTCTTTGTTCTCTGATTTGATTTTCGCCGAGACCCCGTTTTCCGTCCGAAGGACGGATATTGTTAAAATCCCGAGCGACTCGGGCTCCAAAACAATTTTAATTTCCTGTGCGCTGCCCCGAATACTTCTGACATCGTCGACAAAGCGGTCAAAAGCATTTTCAATAGCGGGCGTCACAACGTCCGTTGTGATGGAGAAAGAGGTATCGATAGCGGCTGCTGTATCACCCTTCTGGACGGCGGCGGCTGCTAGCGGTGATACGGTCTCTTTTGACCGAGTGAAGGAAGCCGACTCGCCGAATCCGCCGTCGGTCGACGTCTCGGTTGCCATGGGCGCGCTTCCCACCGCACTGGCTGACGTCGGTACTGCGTCGGAAAAGAGGGAAACCGATGCGTCACGGCGCTGCTCTTTTGGGTCGTTTGCTGTAATTCCCATTGCTGCCGTAGCGGGTACCTCAGGCGCCACGGCGTGTGGTGCCGGTGCTTGCGGTGCCGCTGCGGCACCCAACGCCTGCCCGGCATCCTGCATGGCCTGCTTGACGGCTGCAAAAAATTCGCCCGTGCCATCGGCTGAAGATCCCGGGTCTGCACCGGCTGT belongs to Oscillospiraceae bacterium CM and includes:
- a CDS encoding flagellar hook-length control protein FliK; translation: MQAVSIPLMTATPAIAEQGSETTAGQGLKVNSALRSQPAVMLFNAVLQQEIGKDTGAQAGGLSAELLTALGDTTVNKDNAGEADLSGMLAQLMVLAVNTPTLPGEPAATDGEPAEQALQSIQTAQSIQATQAIQTAQTAQTAVVTDTASRTAPTIGQEAVLAPANAGLTTATAAALPDRPTAGADPGSSADGTGEFFAAVKQAMQDAGQALGAAAAPQAPAPHAVAPEVPATAAMGITANDPKEQRRDASVSLFSDAVPTSASAVGSAPMATETSTDGGFGESASFTRSKETVSPLAAAAVQKGDTAAAIDTSFSITTDVVTPAIENAFDRFVDDVRSIRGSAQEIKIVLEPESLGILTISVLRTENGVSAKIKSENKEVAGAISGHLHKLVAAMQTKGITVDNIDVVYSKNDGPASFTEQGSSQQSFTQQRFTGGREDDAARRQPTSTGATEGDVWQEYGTARAGDSTVDYRV